TTTTCTTCCCTTTGCAAATGGACTATTTGAATTTGTTAATTTAAGAATTGAAGTAGCTAACTTAATACTGAAAAAAGGCTGATAATTGATAATTGTTGGACCTTTTAAACTGCTATGTATTGGATGGAAATAAAATTCTGAAGGGTTAGGGGAAAGAATTGAGCAAGCTCAACTTTAGTTCGTGAACATGCAGATTATATACCTTTTTAAACGGTTCAGTTAGAAGATGGTAAACAAGTGTATTGTGAACCTTTACATATCTATTGTTTCTAATATTCTCTTAACAAGTGCTTGTTGAACACATAGGCACATACATAAATACACTGTGCTTCGTTTCCTGGCTGGATTCTGCGTACAATAGGATGTTTCTGACCAACAGCTTTATTGGGGCATATACGTGGGCGACCTGATCAATGATTTTAAGTCTGTTGGTAGGAAGGATTACTAGGTTCCACCACTTCTTTATTGGATTGGGTGTAAAATTAGTACCTAATATAATGCATCTGATCCTGTACTGGAGAAGACATTTTggataaattttttaaaactttgggtGATGTTTGGTTTATGAAAAGAGCATTGTCTTATTGGATAATGTGCATCATTTTGGTGTGGCAGTGAACTTAGAGACTGGAGCTGCTACAATAGATTGTTCTGCTGAAAGCCAGTTAGTTGCATGTGAGGATAATGTGGTTAGGGAGCCATTTATTGGAATGGAGTTCGAGTCAGAAGATGCTGCCAAAGGATTTTATGATGACTATGCTAAGCGTGTTGGGTTTATCATGCGCATTGATCAGTGCCGGCGTTCAGAAGTCGACAAGAGAATCCTTTCACGACGACTTTCATGTAACAAGCAAGGCTATTACGTGAAAATGAAAAACCATTATGGACCACCTAGAAAAACACGCACTAGCACACGAGAAGGGTGCAAGGCAATGATGTTGGTAAAGGTTAACAAGTCTGATAAGTGGGTTGTGACGAGATTCGTGAAGGAGCATACCCATCCATTGATTGCTTCTGGATGTTCTTCTCGTAATGCAATGGTAAGGGTGACTAGGTTTATAATAAAGAACACTCTTTGTGGTTCATCTTAAGTTTACTCGTCCTTTGGTCTCAGTTTAATCTTATAAGTCAATATACTTTGTGTCACCTCATGAAAGATGTTAGTGCACAAAATCTGAAGGGAAAAT
This genomic stretch from Nicotiana sylvestris chromosome 9, ASM39365v2, whole genome shotgun sequence harbors:
- the LOC104228644 gene encoding protein FAR1-RELATED SEQUENCE 5-like, which codes for MNLETGAATIDCSAESQLVACEDNVVREPFIGMEFESEDAAKGFYDDYAKRVGFIMRIDQCRRSEVDKRILSRRLSCNKQGYYVKMKNHYGPPRKTRTSTREGCKAMMLVKVNKSDKWVVTRFVKEHTHPLIASGCSSRNAMDKKDRRILELSAELEHQDKLCDLYREQLITFLESVEQQMELLSKKIEVAVNNVKEIEAEVQKPSNNQ